The DNA segment GAGTCAGGTCATTGAACCAGGAACCTATGAGTTTTTAATTGGGGCATCCTCTACAGACATAAAATTTTCTAGCTTAATAGAGCTCAAAGGTGAGGAGATAAAATTACCACTAAAGAATATATTCTTTTCAGAAACGCTAATAAACTAACATGAAAAATTACCTTCTTTTTGTCTTATTTATCCTTTTGAATAACAGTCTATCGGCCCAACAGGTTACCGGTGAACTTAAGGTATGGCATACTGTTACTATCACTTTCGATGGACCAGATACTTACGAAAAGGATCCTATCAATCCTTTTTTAGATTATCGCTTAGACGTTACATTTTCGAATGGGAAAGAACAATTTGTAATACCTGGTTTTTATGCAGCTGATGGAAATGCAGCAGAAACTAGTGCGGATAAAGGAAACAAATGGAGAGTGCGCTTTACACCAAATGACATCGGAGAATGGTCTTACCATGCGACTTTCATTAAAGGTAAAAACTGTGCTGTTGCTGAAGATGTATCTTCCTTTCAAAAAGTTAAGCTCGATGGTGAAAAAGGGAACTTTCATATTTTAGCATCTGATAAAGAGGGAGTTGACTTAAGGGGAAAAGGTAGGCTAAAACCTTCTAATACCCATTATTTACAGTTTGAAGGAACAAAAGAATATTTTATTAAAGGAGGAGCGAATAGTCCAGAAGATTTATTAGGGTACTTTGAATTTGATGGAACTCCTCAAAAACATCGATTTGAAAAACACATTCCAGAATGGACGGATGAAGATATTACTTGGCAGAATGGAAAAGGAAAAGGTATTATTGGTGGACTAAATTACCTTTCTTCTAAAGGAATAAATACGGTATACTTTCTGACGATGAATGTAATGGGTGATGGTAAAAATGTTTGGCCTTGGACGGAAGAACATGAACGCTACCGTTTCGATGTCAGTAAACTAGCTCAGTGGGAAATGGTATTTTCTCATATGGATAAGAAGGGATTAGTAAAACATATCATCACACAAGAAACAGAAAATGAATGCCTATTGGATATGGGTTATACGGGGATTCAAAGAAAACTATATTACCGAGAATTAGTTGCAAGGTTTGCTCATCATCCAGGAATTATTTGGAATATGGGAGAGGAAAATGGAATTACGCACTGGTCTCCTGTTGGACAAACAGAAAAGATGCGTATTAAAATGATCGAATATATGAAAGGTTTGGATCCTTACGGCAATACTATTGCGATCCATACTTTACCTACTGAAAAAGATCATGATCGTACAGTTACACCTTTACTAGGCAATAAGTCTTTAGATGGGCTGTCATTTCAAATTCACAACTTATTCCATACGTATGAAACGACATTAAAATGGAGAGAGGCCTCTGAATCTTCGGGGAAGAAGTGGGTAGTATGGTTAGATGAAATTGGCCCTGCTGGAAAAGGAGTATTACCCGATGATTTTCCTGCTCAACAAGATACAGTCCGCAAAGAAGTCATTTGGGCAAACCTGATGGCCGGCGGAGGTGGGGTCGAACATTACTTTGGATATAAGTATCCGCATAATGATCTGAATTGTGAAGATTGGTATACAAGAGATAGAATTTGGGATATGACGTTTTATGCTACAGACTTTTTCCAGAAATATCTGCCATTTACAAAAATGAAAGCGGATAATAGTCTTATCGATACAAAAGATAGCTACTGTTTTGCATTAACAGGTCAGGTATATTGTATTTATCTCAAAAATGGAGGCCAACCAACTATCGATTTGTCAGATGCCCCGTTTAACTTTTCAGTGAATTGGTATAATCCAAGAAAAGGAGGAGAGTTAATTAAATCGAAGATCAAAAAAGTTAAAGGCGGACAAAGGGTTTCATTGGGAGCTTCTCCAACTTTAGATGAAGATTGGGTGGTTTTGGTGAGGAGAATAAATTAAGGTTAATTTTTATTTCATGAAATAAATGACTAAATAGTAATGTCGAAACAAAACTAGAATAATCAACTTGACTATGGTTTTACTCTTTTAAATTCATTGAGAATGAAAACTTATAGTTGTGTACTTTTATTATCAGTACTTTACGGGTTATTCAGTTGTACAAATCAAACATCTTCTTCTTCAAAAACACCACTTACCCTCAAAGAGGCTTATAAGGATAAATTTCTTATAGGTACTGCTTTAAATACGGACCATACCAATGGTTCAGAAAAATCAACATCTTTATTAATAGAAGAACAATTTAACACCATTGTTGCCGAAAATTGTATGAAACCTGAGGAGGTACATCCTTCAGAAAATATTTACGATTTTAGGAAAGCAGATCAGTTTGTAGAATACGGTGAGAAACACAATATGTTTATCGTGGGGCATACATTAATATGGCATTCTCAGGTACCAGATTGGTTTTTTGAAAATGAAGATGGAACAACATGTTCAAGAGAACGCTTGATAGAGCGTATGCGAGAGCATATTTATACAGTAGTAGGTCGTTATAAAGGACGAATCCATGCTTGGGATGTTGTTAATGAGGCCATTGATGATTTAGAAGGCTTAAGAAAAAGTAAATGGTATCAAATTATAGGAGAAGATTATATAGAACTTGCCTTCCAATTTGCCCACGAAGCAGACCCCAATGCCGAGTTATATTACAATGACTATTCATTGATATTATCACATAGAAGAGAGGAGGCGGTCAAACTTATCAAAAAATTACAAGAAAAAGAGATTAAAGTTGATGGTATCGGAATGCAAGCACATTATGGTTTAGATTATGTGAAAATTCCTGATTTTGAGAGAAGTATTACCGAATTTTCAGCACTAAATATAAAGGTAATGCTAACAGAATTAGACATTTCTGTCTTACCATTTCCTACAGAAAAAATTTCAGCAGAAATATCTCAGAAGTATGAAATGTTACCAGAGTATAATCCTTATACTGATACACTTCCAGATAGTATACAGCAACAGTTAGCACAAAACTATGTTGATCTTTTTAAGGTGTTATTGAAATATGAAGATAAAGTAAGTCGGATAACATTTTGGGGCGTAAATGATGAACATTCTTGGAGAAACGATTGGCCAATAGAAGGAAGAACGGATCATCCTTTATTGTTTGATCGAAACAATCAGCCTAAAGAAGCTTATTATTCAATTATTGAATTAGGCGAAGCGGCAAACAATACAAAAAAACAGGTACTATAAGCCATCGTTTATATTAATACCATGATCACGGTCCTCATCATGGATAATGATGTGTTTCATTTTTTTATCTATTAATTTCTCAGTATTATTATAAAAATATGAAATGAACCGTGATCTCTTTTTTTATTTAATCAACGATTACTACTTAGACTATATATGAAGTATTATGTACTATTTTTTATTCTATTACTATCGTCTAGGATCGCAATATGCCAACAAAATGAATTCATAAAATTAAATTTGAATACAGATGGAAGGCCAATAACAGATATAAATTTAGACGATGAAGGCTTCCTGTGGGTTGGAACTTTTGGAAATGGAATTTATAAATACGACGGACTGAACTATGAGTTGTTCAATAATTCATTTAACGATTCCTCTAAGCTTAATGATAATTTTGTGAGATGCTCTCTAATTGATAGGGACAAAAACTTATGGGTTGGAACAAATAAAGGAATTAGTATTTACAGTAAGGAAAACAATCACTTTAAGTCCATTTCAGTGGATGATCAAAGAGATGTAGTGACTTTTGAGATGATTGAAACGAAAGATCAATCACTACTATTATGTACCAATTCTAAAGGTCTTTATCAGAAGACATTAGACAATAACATTATTTACTACCCAATAGAGACTGCATTAGAGGAATACTTTAAGATCAATTCAATTGCTACAAAAAATTATAGTGATTATTACTTAGCAACAAATCAAGGATTGTTTGTTTTTAATGATCAGAACAAAACGTATAAAAGGCTGAACCTAAAAGAGGTAGAAGCCAATGTAAGTATTCAAAAAGTACATATAACTCCATCCGGTCATCTTTGGATAGGCACGGTTGAAAAAGGAGTGTATATGGTTGATTTAAAGAATAATACTACCCGAAAATATCCTATTACAAATGCTAGAGTGATGGACTTTAGTGAAAGTAAATGGGGGATTTTTGCAGCAACAGAAAACGATGGGGTTTTTATCTTTAAAGAAGATGGAACCTATAAGCACCTGGAAGCTGATGCAAAAAAAGAAAATGCTTTAGCATCCAATTCTGTTTGGTCGATACATACTGTAGATCAGACTATTGTTCTGATGGGATATTACGAATTTGGGCTAGGCTTATTTGACCCTAATTTTTATAAGTTCAATCAATTAACACATGATCCGTACAATAAAAATTCTTTAGGAACGTCTTCTGTCAATAGTATCGTTATCGGTAAAAATAATGTCTTGTGGATAGGACAAGATGGAGGAGGTATAACGAAATATGAAAAGGATAATGAGAAGTATACGGTAATTAATACGTTACACCATAATCTAGTAAAAGGGTTAAAAAGTGATGCCGTTCAGGCACTATTTAGGGATAGTAAAGGACAAGCTTGGATAGCTACTTGGGGGAATGGCATTTATCATTTATCAAAAGGGAATGACCATTTTACTAACCTCACAAAGGCTAACTCAGGACTGTCTTCTGATAGGATTATTTATTTTGATGAAGATACAAAAGGTAGAATTTGGATTGCTACTTTCGATAGAGGAGTTTGTTATTACGATCAGTCAGATAACATGGTACACTATCCAAATGACGGGGACTTTGTATCGACAAGTTTATCCACAAAAGATGTGAGAAAAGTCCTTGTAGATGACAAGGATAATGTTTGGGTTGCATCAACAGAAGGTCTATTTTTTATCAATACGGCTAGTGTTCCTTTTAAAGTGAAAAGAGTATTACAAGGACAATTAGGAGGCGATAATATTCTGTCCATTTATATCAGTAATGACAACCAACTTTGGATTGGTACAGATGGCGGTGGACTGTATAGTTATGATTTGGGCTCTAAAAAATTAACTGCCTTTAATGGTAGTGATAAAATCAATAGGAGAGTAATTTGTGGCATCGTTGAAGATAATTCTGGTAATATATGGGTTACTAGTAAGAATGGAATAGGTGTTATTCAAAAATGGAACAATTCCATCAGATACTTTTCGCAGAAAGATGGTTTAGTTTCTGAAAACTTTAATTACAATGCTGTCACTTTCGATAGTACTTCCAATACAATTTATGCCGGTTCTATCAAGGGACTTAACTTTATCAATACTTCGATTATTAGGCCACAGGAATGTGAAGCAAAAATTTTCCTGAACTCTATCAATATACATCAAACCAACTTTCAAGATGATCATCATAAAGTAAGGAAGAAAATTAGTACAGGCGATAAGATTATCTTATCTCAAGAAGAGAATATCTTTTCTATTGATTTTACGGGTATTGACTTTCCTTATTCGGATAAAATCAATTTTGCTTATTATCTAGAAGGACCTGAGAAAACATGGAATTATGTAGGAGCAAACCGTAGTGTCACCTATACGTCCTTACCCAAAGGAGATTATGTTTTTCATTTAAAAGGAATGGATAATAATGGAGTTTGGTCTGAAGAAAAAACGTTAGAAATTGAAGTACTCCCTTATTGGTACCAATCAAATCTAGCGATTGGAGTTTACATCCTCTTATTTTTACTTGGGTTATATATTTTGAATAGCTTAATGAAAGCGAGAGTAAGAATATTGGAAGAAGCGAAAGGCGAAAGAGAAAGACGTTTACATGAAGAAGAACTTACAAAAGCTAAGCTTCGATTCTTTACCAACATATCTCATGAGTTTAGAACACCGCTGACTTTGATATTAAATCCCATCACTGATATGTTGTCAGGGCAATATTCGACTCAACAGTTAAAAGAGAAGAATATATCAATTTATCGTAATGCCTTAAGGTTGAAGCATTTGATTGATGAATTGATGGATTTTAGAAAATTGAACTCAAAGAAAATTAGTTTAAAAGCACAGTTAGTAGATCCAATCGAAATCATTGAAGAATCTATTTTATTCTTTGAAGAGGAAGCTGAAAGTAGAGAAATAAATATTTCTATTATCAAAGAATATAAGAAAGAACTGAAAGTATATCTTGACGAAAGTATGATTGAAAAAATCATCTTCAATCTATTTTCAAACGCTTTTAAGCTAATGGAGAATGAAGGAGAAATTACAATTTACCTATCTATCATTGGCAATTATTTCAGGTTATCTGTGGAAGATACAGGCCCTGGTATATCTGAAGAAAATTTAGATAAAGTATTTGATAGGTTTTATCAGGTAGATTCTGTTCAAGATGCCTATTATGGAGGTACTGGTGTAGGATTGGAAGTCGTTAAACAATTTGTAGATCTACATAAAGGGAAAATATCGGTAGAAAGTACTTTAAATGTTGGAACTACATTCCATTTAGATTTTCCTATTGGTGAGGAGCATTTATCTGAAGATCAGAAATACCAGACAGAGAGTATTGTAAGGAAAAAATACACACTTCCAGTAAATGATCTCAAATCTAAAAGTCAAAATGAGACATCGTCTTCTTCTAAAAAACAATCTATATTATTGGTAGAAGATAATTACGAATTGAGGTCGTATTTAAAGGAAGTACTATATCTGAATTATAATATTTATGAAGTCAATGATGGAATGGCTGCATTGGATTTATTAGAAAATAAACCAATTGATATAATTATCTCAGATGTCATGATGCCGAAAATGAATGGTTTTGAGCTTTGTAAAAATGTAAAGAGTAACTTAAAAATCAGTCATATTCCACTTATTCTTTTAACAGCGAAGAATGATCAAGAGGATAAAATAAAGGGGATCGATTTAGGAGCAGATGCATATATTCAAAAACCTTTCGATTTAGAATTGCTTCAGGTAACAATAAAACAGCTACTTAAATCAAGGCAGATTTTGTTTGATAAATTTATTGGAAAGTTTCAGGAAAATGATTTTGAAACTGAGAACACCACCAATGTAGACAAAGAGTTTTTGAAAACGATCACAGACTATATTTATGAGAATATCTCAGATTCCAATTTAAATGTTGAACAATTATCAGAGGTGTTACATCTGAGCAGAAGCCAATTGTACAGAAAAATCAAAGCATTGACGGGTTTAACGGCAACAGTATTTATAAAAAGAATACGATTGGAAAAAGCAAAACAGATGATTCTTTCTGGGAATTCCAATATCAGTGAAGTTGGGTATCAAACAGGTTTTTCATCTCCTTCTTATTTTTCAAAATGTTATAAAGAGTACTTCAATATCTTACCAACGCAAGAAGTAAAGAATATAGAGGTCTAAGGAGATTACCATTGATCAAAAGGGTACTTATTAATTAAATAGCTCGATGATAAGTCGGGTTATTTTTTTGTATTTACCACATGTAGTTGAAAACAGTATCTTATCAGATTCCATGAAATAAAAGATATGTTGCATCAAATAAGACAAATGATGCATCATATGTCAGAATCAACATTTTTACCACAAATAGCTTCATTTTTTTTATATGTATTAAGTACGATTAATCAAATTGCAGTATGAAAAAAAAGTCAAGCGAACAAAATGTTCACTCTAGGAAATTAGTAGTACTAGAGGTCTTGGTTATTACTAGTTTAATTGGTCTAATCATTTTAATAGTAACAATTACTTAAAAGTTAGGCCAATAGTTTCGACACAATTTGATGCCCTACGGCAATTTTTTTACTTAAAAACCGAAATGAAAATATTATGAAAAAGACTGATACTTAAACAAAATTTCAAACTCTCATTTATGCTATCTCTAACTATTCGCTATAGTTTAATATATAACATATTTCTATAGTATCTGATGAATTTAATCTAGAAAATGAAATGAACAATTATTTACTTAGAGTGGGTGTACCTCATAAAGTACATCTAATGCTTACTCTATTTTGCTTTCTTCTTTTTCCTAAATTACTCTGTGCTCAAGACTCACGAATTATTAAAGGAGTTGTAGTTGATAACAATAACAGCCTACCTCTTCCTGGTGTAAATGTTTATATAGTTGGAACTACCGTTGGAACAATCACCAACTTTGATGGGGAGTACTCTCTGGAAGTTCCTTCTGATAAAACTGAGCTAGGGTTTCGATATATAGGTTACATAGATCAAACAGTAACGATCGGCAACCAAAAGAAAATTGATATTTCTTTGAGTGAAGACGTGATGCAATTAGAAGAAATTGTTGTTGTTGGATATGGTACACAGGAAAGAGCTAAAGTAACAGGTGCAATTGCAACGGTTGATTCAGAAACGATTACTTCTACTCCTGTATACACTGCAGATCAGGCCTTACAAGGTAGAGCAACTGGTGTTTCTGTAACGAATAACGGTTCTCCAGGTAGTGACCCTATTGTACAAATTCGTGGTGTTATGGGTACAAGTGGAAATAACCCTCTGATTGTAGTGGATGGTATCATTGTACAAGGTTTAGGAGATCTGAACCCTGCTGATATTGAAACGATGTCGGTATTAAAAGATGCATCTACAACGGCAATTTATGGTGCTCAAGGTGCAAATGGTGTAGTTGTAATTACGACAAAGAAAGGAAAGTCAGGTGATATTAAAATCGATATCGATGGTTACCGAGGTGTACAAATGGTCCAAAAGCAACACGAGGTAATGGAAAGAGACGATTATATCAACTATTCTCGCATGTGGGGTAATGCAGCACAAGGAAGACTCGAAAATGAAAAATATGCTGATATCAGTAAATATAATACGAATTGGCAAGATGAGATTTTCCAAAATGGAATCATTGAAAACTACAATGTAGGCTTATCAGGTGGTGGAGAAAACACCAATTATAGAATTAGCGGTAATTACATGAATCAAGAAGGTGTGTTAAAGAACACTGGAATTGAAAGATTTATGTTTAGATCAAATGCGAATTATACGAAAGGCAGATTGAAAGTGGCTCAAACTTTTTCCGTTTCATCTACAGAGAAAAAGCCTGAACAAACAAGTGCTGGACGCTCGGCCTTGGAACATGCGATAAAAATGCCTCCGTACCTTACACCGTATAATGCAAGTAACTTAGGTGGTTTTCAAGGAACAGATATTCAGTTGGACGGACAAGATGCTGAAAACCCAGTACGAGTTTTAGAGCATACGGAGATATCAAATAAGAGAGTGAACTTAATGGGAACATTATCTGCAGAACTCGAACTATTCCAAGGTTTTTCGATCAAAGGACAAGGTGGTATCGACTACTTTAACTATAACAACGATTTATTCTCACCTTCTTACGATGATGGGTCCGCTTTAGCTAGACCAACAAGGTCATTAATTGAGAAGGGGTATGGTTCTCATGCCATGATGACCTTAATTGGTCAAGCGACCTACAACAAACAATTTGGTAAGCATAATGTAAATGCTGTTGCAGTTGTGGAACGTATTGAGAAGAAAAATATGAACGCTGGTACATCAAGTTTTAATGAGATTACCAATGAGATAAAAAATACAACAAATACAGATCTTACTGGAGGTTCTTTTACTGTAGATTATGGTAAACTTGGTTACTTAGGGCGTATCAATTATGATTATGACGGAAGGTACTTATTTGCTGCTTCCTACAGAAGAGATGCTTCGTCAAGGTTTGGTAGCAATAACCGATGGGCTGGATTCTATTCTGTTTCTTTAGGTTGGAATGTATTAGATGAAGCTTTTATTCCCGATTCAGAATGGATGTCTCAACTTAAGTTAAGAGGTAGTTACGGATCTGTTGGTAACGATAATATTGGCGATTATAGATATTCAGCATCTATTGTATCAGGGAATCACAGTTATGTTTTTAATGGTGCAAATGGGGTATATCAGGCATTTGGTACTACAGCAGGAAATCTACCAAACCCAGATTTAAGATGGGAAACCACTTATATGACGAACGTTGGTGTAGACTTAGGTTTCTTTGAAGACCGACTGACTTTATCTGCTGAATATTATAAAAACGAAAGTAACGATCTACTTATCAATGTTCGACAAGTATCATCGATTGGTGGTGTAAATGCTACTCAGGCAAAAAATGCAGGGTCAGCTCAAGTAAGTGGTTTTGAATTTAACTTAGGAATCAAAAACCAGGAAAAAGCACTTAAGTGGTCTACAAACCTTAACATCAGTACAATGGAAAACATTGTCAATGATTTAGGTGGAGAAATTCTTTACGAAGGGTACTATGAAAATAACGGTTCTATTTTAAGAACAATCGAAGGTGAACCTTTAAGACATTTTTATGGGTACCAAACTCTAGGGATCTTCCGTTCATGGGAGGAGATTTACACTTCACCTGTACAAACATCAAATACGGCTCCTGGAGATATTAAGTTCAAAGATATTTCTGGCCCTGATGGTACGCCAGATGGTGTGATCGATCATTATGATCAAACAATAATTGGTAACCCAACACCTGATATTGTGTTTGGTTTGAATATGGATTTCAGTTACAAGAATTTTGACTTAAACATATTTTTTAATGGTACTTATGGTAACGAAATCTATAATACAACGAGATGGTATTTAGAAGGAGGTCAAAGATTCTTTAATGCAAATCCTAAGATGCTTGATGCTTGGACGCCTGAGAATCCAGATTCAGATGTACCAAGATTAAGCGAATCGGGTGATAATCTAAGAACATCTAATCGTTTTGTTGAAGATGGTTCATACCTAAGACTAAAGAATGTGACTCTAGGGTATACACTTCCAAAGAAAGTATTATCAAAATACATTTCGAGATGTAGATTCTATGTCAGTGGCCAAAATGTTTTTACAGTGACAAAATACTCTGGTTTGGATCCTGAAGTTGGAGCTGCTGCTGCAAGTGGTAACAACCCAGCAGAGACAGGTATTGACAGAGGTAATTACCCAACACCATTGACAATTATCGGAGGATTACAATTAAACTTCTAAACAGCATGAAAAAATCATATTATATATATTCCGTTGTCTTGATGTTAGTTTTTGGGAGTGGCTGTAGTACAGATTTCCTGAACATTTCTAATCCAAACGAACTAACAGAAGACACTTACTTTAAGAACAAATCACAGTTACAATCTTCTGTAGATGCTTCTTATGTAAACCTTCAATCTAAAGGATTATATATCCGTCATCTATTCTTTATGAATGATAATATGGGACATGAGGTGGAACTAAACCCCCAACATGAACCCGACAAGAGGCAGTATTATAATTTTACTTTTGATGCCAATCATGAAGGAATTTTCACCTATTGGGATAACTGTTTCAGAGGTATAAATAAAGCCAACTTTGTGATATCTAATCAAGAAAAGTTCGAAAATGTATCTCAAGATGATATTGATAGAGCATTAGGCGAAACTCATTTTATGAGGGCTTTCTACTACCATTTATTAGTTACAAGGTTTGGTGGTGTGCCGATCTATTCAGAATTGACAAGTACTCCTAATCCAAGAGCGACAAAAGAGGAAGTATATCAGTTTATTCTAGAAGATCTAGCGTTAGCTGCACAGCTTTTACCTGTACAAGCAAATACTGAAGGTGGAAGAGCATCTTCTGGTGCCGCTTGGGCATTAAAAGGTAAAATGCATCTATACCGTCAGGAGTGGCAGGAAGCGAAGGAAAGCTTTGAGAAAGTAACAGGTTATACATTGGTTGATGAATACAAAGACAACTTCTTAGAAGAAACAGAATATAATACGGAGTCTGTTTTCGAAGTAGGTTTTACAAGAGAGTTTGGTTGGTCAGATCAAGATACTTGGTGGGTAGAAGATGCATCGGGTATGCAGTTCGTATCTCTTAGAGGTCAAGAATATGGGTGGAATGATTGGTTTAATTCTTATCCAGGAGATGACCTATTGGATGAGTACGAAGCCAATGACCCTAGATATACTGCAAACTTCTACACTGATGGCGAATTATTTAATAATGATACAGAAGTGGTAAGCTTACCAGACCATAGAGCGGCATGGAAGAAGTACCAGAATTATTACCAAAGACCAAAAGAAGAAATTGCTTCTGGTATTAATCATAGGGTGATCCGATATGCTGATGTCTTGTTGATGTGGGCAGAAGCAGAAAATGAACTTGGTAATTCTAGTAAAGCAATTGATTTAATGAATCAGGTGCGAACAAGGGTGAGCATGCCTTTATATGGTTCTTCAGAGATGAATGCCAACTATCCGGTAAGTAACAAATCAGAAATCTTTAATGCTATTGTTCATGAACGTAAAGTAGAGTTAGCTGGAGAGCAGGTAAGGTATAACGATTTATTAAGATGGGGTTTAGCTGAGTCTTTCTTACAAGGGACAGG comes from the Flammeovirga agarivorans genome and includes:
- a CDS encoding DUF5060 domain-containing protein translates to MKNYLLFVLFILLNNSLSAQQVTGELKVWHTVTITFDGPDTYEKDPINPFLDYRLDVTFSNGKEQFVIPGFYAADGNAAETSADKGNKWRVRFTPNDIGEWSYHATFIKGKNCAVAEDVSSFQKVKLDGEKGNFHILASDKEGVDLRGKGRLKPSNTHYLQFEGTKEYFIKGGANSPEDLLGYFEFDGTPQKHRFEKHIPEWTDEDITWQNGKGKGIIGGLNYLSSKGINTVYFLTMNVMGDGKNVWPWTEEHERYRFDVSKLAQWEMVFSHMDKKGLVKHIITQETENECLLDMGYTGIQRKLYYRELVARFAHHPGIIWNMGEENGITHWSPVGQTEKMRIKMIEYMKGLDPYGNTIAIHTLPTEKDHDRTVTPLLGNKSLDGLSFQIHNLFHTYETTLKWREASESSGKKWVVWLDEIGPAGKGVLPDDFPAQQDTVRKEVIWANLMAGGGGVEHYFGYKYPHNDLNCEDWYTRDRIWDMTFYATDFFQKYLPFTKMKADNSLIDTKDSYCFALTGQVYCIYLKNGGQPTIDLSDAPFNFSVNWYNPRKGGELIKSKIKKVKGGQRVSLGASPTLDEDWVVLVRRIN
- a CDS encoding endo-1,4-beta-xylanase, which codes for MKTYSCVLLLSVLYGLFSCTNQTSSSSKTPLTLKEAYKDKFLIGTALNTDHTNGSEKSTSLLIEEQFNTIVAENCMKPEEVHPSENIYDFRKADQFVEYGEKHNMFIVGHTLIWHSQVPDWFFENEDGTTCSRERLIERMREHIYTVVGRYKGRIHAWDVVNEAIDDLEGLRKSKWYQIIGEDYIELAFQFAHEADPNAELYYNDYSLILSHRREEAVKLIKKLQEKEIKVDGIGMQAHYGLDYVKIPDFERSITEFSALNIKVMLTELDISVLPFPTEKISAEISQKYEMLPEYNPYTDTLPDSIQQQLAQNYVDLFKVLLKYEDKVSRITFWGVNDEHSWRNDWPIEGRTDHPLLFDRNNQPKEAYYSIIELGEAANNTKKQVL
- a CDS encoding hybrid sensor histidine kinase/response regulator transcription factor — encoded protein: MNTDGRPITDINLDDEGFLWVGTFGNGIYKYDGLNYELFNNSFNDSSKLNDNFVRCSLIDRDKNLWVGTNKGISIYSKENNHFKSISVDDQRDVVTFEMIETKDQSLLLCTNSKGLYQKTLDNNIIYYPIETALEEYFKINSIATKNYSDYYLATNQGLFVFNDQNKTYKRLNLKEVEANVSIQKVHITPSGHLWIGTVEKGVYMVDLKNNTTRKYPITNARVMDFSESKWGIFAATENDGVFIFKEDGTYKHLEADAKKENALASNSVWSIHTVDQTIVLMGYYEFGLGLFDPNFYKFNQLTHDPYNKNSLGTSSVNSIVIGKNNVLWIGQDGGGITKYEKDNEKYTVINTLHHNLVKGLKSDAVQALFRDSKGQAWIATWGNGIYHLSKGNDHFTNLTKANSGLSSDRIIYFDEDTKGRIWIATFDRGVCYYDQSDNMVHYPNDGDFVSTSLSTKDVRKVLVDDKDNVWVASTEGLFFINTASVPFKVKRVLQGQLGGDNILSIYISNDNQLWIGTDGGGLYSYDLGSKKLTAFNGSDKINRRVICGIVEDNSGNIWVTSKNGIGVIQKWNNSIRYFSQKDGLVSENFNYNAVTFDSTSNTIYAGSIKGLNFINTSIIRPQECEAKIFLNSINIHQTNFQDDHHKVRKKISTGDKIILSQEENIFSIDFTGIDFPYSDKINFAYYLEGPEKTWNYVGANRSVTYTSLPKGDYVFHLKGMDNNGVWSEEKTLEIEVLPYWYQSNLAIGVYILLFLLGLYILNSLMKARVRILEEAKGERERRLHEEELTKAKLRFFTNISHEFRTPLTLILNPITDMLSGQYSTQQLKEKNISIYRNALRLKHLIDELMDFRKLNSKKISLKAQLVDPIEIIEESILFFEEEAESREINISIIKEYKKELKVYLDESMIEKIIFNLFSNAFKLMENEGEITIYLSIIGNYFRLSVEDTGPGISEENLDKVFDRFYQVDSVQDAYYGGTGVGLEVVKQFVDLHKGKISVESTLNVGTTFHLDFPIGEEHLSEDQKYQTESIVRKKYTLPVNDLKSKSQNETSSSSKKQSILLVEDNYELRSYLKEVLYLNYNIYEVNDGMAALDLLENKPIDIIISDVMMPKMNGFELCKNVKSNLKISHIPLILLTAKNDQEDKIKGIDLGADAYIQKPFDLELLQVTIKQLLKSRQILFDKFIGKFQENDFETENTTNVDKEFLKTITDYIYENISDSNLNVEQLSEVLHLSRSQLYRKIKALTGLTATVFIKRIRLEKAKQMILSGNSNISEVGYQTGFSSPSYFSKCYKEYFNILPTQEVKNIEV
- a CDS encoding SusC/RagA family TonB-linked outer membrane protein encodes the protein MNNYLLRVGVPHKVHLMLTLFCFLLFPKLLCAQDSRIIKGVVVDNNNSLPLPGVNVYIVGTTVGTITNFDGEYSLEVPSDKTELGFRYIGYIDQTVTIGNQKKIDISLSEDVMQLEEIVVVGYGTQERAKVTGAIATVDSETITSTPVYTADQALQGRATGVSVTNNGSPGSDPIVQIRGVMGTSGNNPLIVVDGIIVQGLGDLNPADIETMSVLKDASTTAIYGAQGANGVVVITTKKGKSGDIKIDIDGYRGVQMVQKQHEVMERDDYINYSRMWGNAAQGRLENEKYADISKYNTNWQDEIFQNGIIENYNVGLSGGGENTNYRISGNYMNQEGVLKNTGIERFMFRSNANYTKGRLKVAQTFSVSSTEKKPEQTSAGRSALEHAIKMPPYLTPYNASNLGGFQGTDIQLDGQDAENPVRVLEHTEISNKRVNLMGTLSAELELFQGFSIKGQGGIDYFNYNNDLFSPSYDDGSALARPTRSLIEKGYGSHAMMTLIGQATYNKQFGKHNVNAVAVVERIEKKNMNAGTSSFNEITNEIKNTTNTDLTGGSFTVDYGKLGYLGRINYDYDGRYLFAASYRRDASSRFGSNNRWAGFYSVSLGWNVLDEAFIPDSEWMSQLKLRGSYGSVGNDNIGDYRYSASIVSGNHSYVFNGANGVYQAFGTTAGNLPNPDLRWETTYMTNVGVDLGFFEDRLTLSAEYYKNESNDLLINVRQVSSIGGVNATQAKNAGSAQVSGFEFNLGIKNQEKALKWSTNLNISTMENIVNDLGGEILYEGYYENNGSILRTIEGEPLRHFYGYQTLGIFRSWEEIYTSPVQTSNTAPGDIKFKDISGPDGTPDGVIDHYDQTIIGNPTPDIVFGLNMDFSYKNFDLNIFFNGTYGNEIYNTTRWYLEGGQRFFNANPKMLDAWTPENPDSDVPRLSESGDNLRTSNRFVEDGSYLRLKNVTLGYTLPKKVLSKYISRCRFYVSGQNVFTVTKYSGLDPEVGAAAASGNNPAETGIDRGNYPTPLTIIGGLQLNF